The sequence below is a genomic window from Streptomyces sp. V1I1.
GACAGGCTAGGCGTTAGGCATCGGCTGCATCTGAATTCCGTGCCGCTTACCGATCTCGATGATGCGATCAACGTCAGGCGGCGTGTCCGACTGGGGCGGCAGCTCCCGTCGCTGAGCGGGTTCACCCGCCTCGGCGAAGAATTTGTCGATACCGCCCGGCGTGTAGGTGATCAGCATCCGCACCGTGCTGGTGGGCTCGAACCGCTCCAATGTGCCCTCAGGGATATGGAAGAAGGACCCGGGTCCGCCTTCGACCGTCTTGCCTCCGATGTGATAGCGCAGCGTCCCCTCGATGACGTAGACGCTCTCGGTCCCAGGGTGAGTGTGGGGCGGTGGGCCACCACCCACCGGAACGGTCATCTCCATGACGGTCATCGAGCCATTGGTCTCGTCGCTCGACGCCTTGACCTCGTAGAAACCGTTCAGCAT
It includes:
- a CDS encoding cupin domain-containing protein, whose translation is MANNAHVRHSGDGEAFWMLNGFYEVKASSDETNGSMTVMEMTVPVGGGPPPHTHPGTESVYVIEGTLRYHIGGKTVEGGPGSFFHIPEGTLERFEPTSTVRMLITYTPGGIDKFFAEAGEPAQRRELPPQSDTPPDVDRIIEIGKRHGIQMQPMPNA